A DNA window from Anastrepha obliqua isolate idAnaObli1 chromosome 5, idAnaObli1_1.0, whole genome shotgun sequence contains the following coding sequences:
- the LOC129248205 gene encoding dynein regulatory complex protein 8-like isoform X2 yields MEVAIPINNELEQRISDAFCIFDHHGDKRIDIREVGTVLRFLGCVPTEQEINEVIAATEMEESAGDVHLSKFMPHVAQLLSERKMEPASPEKILAAFQVLDPEQKTYITKEYMTKMMMEEGEPFTQEELDEMLAVAIDPITGNIPYEFYINQLMVYL; encoded by the exons ATGGAGGTTGCTA TTCCCATCAACAACGAATTGGAGCAACGCATCTCCGATGCCTTTTGCATTTTCGATCATCACGGCGATAAGCGCATCGATATACGCGAAGTGGGCACTGTTTTGCGCTTTCTCGGTTGTGTGCCCACCGAGCAGGAGATAAACGAAGTAATAGCAGCGACGGAAATGGAAGAATCAGCCGGAGATGTGCATCTTTCCAAATTTATGCCGCATGTCGCACAACTGTTATCGGAAAGAAA AATGGAACCAGCCTCGCCTGAAAAAATTTTAGCGGCCTTTCAAGTCTTAGATCCGGAGCAAAAAACCTATATTACCAAAGAGTACATGACTAAAATGATGATGGAGGAGGGCGAACCATTCACGCAGGAGGAGCTCGATGAAATGCTTGCGGTGGCTATTGACCCAATCACCGGTAATATCCCATACGAGTTCTATATCAATCAGCTGATG gTTTATCTGTAA
- the LOC129248205 gene encoding dynein regulatory complex protein 8-like isoform X3, which translates to MEVAIPINNELEQRISDAFCIFDHHGDKRIDIREVGTVLRFLGCVPTEQEINEVIAATEMEESAGDVHLSKFMPHVAQLLSERKMEPASPEKILAAFQVLDPEQKTYITKEYMTKMMMEEGEPFTQEELDEMLAVAIDPITGLSVKNEVSFE; encoded by the exons ATGGAGGTTGCTA TTCCCATCAACAACGAATTGGAGCAACGCATCTCCGATGCCTTTTGCATTTTCGATCATCACGGCGATAAGCGCATCGATATACGCGAAGTGGGCACTGTTTTGCGCTTTCTCGGTTGTGTGCCCACCGAGCAGGAGATAAACGAAGTAATAGCAGCGACGGAAATGGAAGAATCAGCCGGAGATGTGCATCTTTCCAAATTTATGCCGCATGTCGCACAACTGTTATCGGAAAGAAA AATGGAACCAGCCTCGCCTGAAAAAATTTTAGCGGCCTTTCAAGTCTTAGATCCGGAGCAAAAAACCTATATTACCAAAGAGTACATGACTAAAATGATGATGGAGGAGGGCGAACCATTCACGCAGGAGGAGCTCGATGAAATGCTTGCGGTGGCTATTGACCCAATCACCG gTTTATCTGTAAAAAATGAAGTaagctttgaataa
- the LOC129248205 gene encoding dynein regulatory complex protein 8-like isoform X4 — MEVAIPINNELEQRISDAFCIFDHHGDKRIDIREVGTVLRFLGCVPTEQEINEVIAATEMEESAGDVHLSKFMPHVAQLLSERKMEPASPEKILAAFQVLDPEQKTYITKEYMTKMMMEEGEPFTQEELDEMLAVAIDPITA, encoded by the exons ATGGAGGTTGCTA TTCCCATCAACAACGAATTGGAGCAACGCATCTCCGATGCCTTTTGCATTTTCGATCATCACGGCGATAAGCGCATCGATATACGCGAAGTGGGCACTGTTTTGCGCTTTCTCGGTTGTGTGCCCACCGAGCAGGAGATAAACGAAGTAATAGCAGCGACGGAAATGGAAGAATCAGCCGGAGATGTGCATCTTTCCAAATTTATGCCGCATGTCGCACAACTGTTATCGGAAAGAAA AATGGAACCAGCCTCGCCTGAAAAAATTTTAGCGGCCTTTCAAGTCTTAGATCCGGAGCAAAAAACCTATATTACCAAAGAGTACATGACTAAAATGATGATGGAGGAGGGCGAACCATTCACGCAGGAGGAGCTCGATGAAATGCTTGCGGTGGCTATTGACCCAATCACCG CATGA
- the LOC129248205 gene encoding dynein regulatory complex protein 8-like isoform X1, translating to MEVAIPINNELEQRISDAFCIFDHHGDKRIDIREVGTVLRFLGCVPTEQEINEVIAATEMEESAGDVHLSKFMPHVAQLLSERKMEPASPEKILAAFQVLDPEQKTYITKEYMTKMMMEEGEPFTQEELDEMLAVAIDPITGNIPYEFYINQLMHEPANSIYDLADKFVSMKPKDTKRSTRRTGEETSPI from the exons ATGGAGGTTGCTA TTCCCATCAACAACGAATTGGAGCAACGCATCTCCGATGCCTTTTGCATTTTCGATCATCACGGCGATAAGCGCATCGATATACGCGAAGTGGGCACTGTTTTGCGCTTTCTCGGTTGTGTGCCCACCGAGCAGGAGATAAACGAAGTAATAGCAGCGACGGAAATGGAAGAATCAGCCGGAGATGTGCATCTTTCCAAATTTATGCCGCATGTCGCACAACTGTTATCGGAAAGAAA AATGGAACCAGCCTCGCCTGAAAAAATTTTAGCGGCCTTTCAAGTCTTAGATCCGGAGCAAAAAACCTATATTACCAAAGAGTACATGACTAAAATGATGATGGAGGAGGGCGAACCATTCACGCAGGAGGAGCTCGATGAAATGCTTGCGGTGGCTATTGACCCAATCACCGGTAATATCCCATACGAGTTCTATATCAATCAGCTGATG CATGAACCGGCAAACTCAATTTACGATCTTGCGGACAAGTTTGTGAGTATGAAACCAAAAGATACAAAACGCTCCACAAGACGAACTGGAGAGGAAACAAGCCCGATTTag